The genomic interval gagaggcaggcagagagagagagagggggaagcaggctccccgctgagcagagaacccaccacagggctcgatcccaggaccctgggatcatgacctgagccgaaagtagaggcctaacccactgagccacccaggtgcccctgccctttcttaattagaaataattaaaccttcccactcctcctctctccctattttttaagtctttgaccAGTTCTCTAATGAAGCTAGTTGCTCCCACCTGTATTCTCAGAGTACTCTGTGTAAACTTGGCTATGGCACCCATCTCACAAACGTTAACTAGTCTTCCTCGGGCCTGACATGGTGCTGTGTGTAGgcataaacatacattttttggGGATGAATTTTGGAATCGATCCCCTGGACCAAAGTCCTGTGACTCTGCTATTGGGCTTCTCAGATCTTGATTCTCTTCCACCTCCAATCAAAACTCACTGTCCATGTTTCATTCCCTCTGAGCTGTTACTCTATTGCTTGTTCTGAAGAGTGACTGACCTTGTTTGAGGGAAGCAACGTGGGGTGCTGGGAAGAACACTGCCCCTCTGGTTTCTTGGGATACCAGTACTGAGGTCTCTCTCCATGTCCTGTGGACCCTGGGGGCCTCAGTTCACACCCTTCCTCATCAGCGGAAAGTCAAGATGGCTTCCAAGTTCTTCCAGGGCTGAAGTGTAAACCCTCTGTGGGCCAGGGCCTGGTTTGTCTTGTGTTTTGTGTTCCAAAAGCCGAGAATGGTGACTGGTACAGGgcatattcttaaatatttgtcaGGAGAAGGAACTGACAGCTTCGAAGGCTGCATATCGCCTGGGGTTTTATACATGTTACTTCATTTCATTCTCAAAGTGTTGGAGCCAAAATTTTTATGTAGATTTGCATGAATCTGAAACCCACATTCTTCCAAATCTTCCTTGTGGCCTTTAGGCAGCAATGCCATCACGCAAGGATTTGTTCTAATGACGGCTGTGGAAGGCTGCAGGTTGAGAGGTCCTTATTGGTATTGTAGCATATAGGCAATGCTTCTGCCCCTCGCCAACCTTAGGAAATAACAGGAACTGAGAGGGGGTGAGTGAGATGGGGCGAGACAGTGCTGAGGACATCTGATCACTGCGATCTACATGGGGCGTTTGGCCAAAAAGTGGATTTAGGTATATGGCTCCAATCACATGCTAAGCccgctataaataaataaataaataaataaataaataaataaaagtcctgaTTAGTAGCTTTTCTTGGTTTTTGTGGCATGCATACCATCGCTGAGGCTAAAGTCAAGCCTCAGATGTTGAAGTCACCATGAACTGCAGAGGTAGAAGAGCACAGTCAGTGCTCATGAGCCAGGGAGCTGCCCTCGCGCACATTGCTGGCACGAAAAGCGGTGGGTAAGCAGTGCTGTCCCCAGAAGCCACAGGAAGCCCAGTTTCTGCTCAGGCTATGGCAGCTTTGAGAAGCCTTAGCTCTCACTCTGCCTTTTGCAAAGAGGAGACATGGTCTTTGTGCCTCTGATGGACAGTGGCCGTCCCATTACGTTGATGGCCATCTAGGCTGTTGCTAGGCAGGCTCCCTCACAGTGGCCCAGGGCTCCCCTTGGCCACACACCCCAGGTGGCCTTGCCTCAGGCTGGGACAGCTCTCAGAGCAGGCCAGGCAGCGCTACAGGCCTCTTGCTGCCAATTCCTCGGGAAGCAATTCGGGTAGTATTATCCCGAGAGGAAAGTGTCTGCAGCTCTTCCTTCGCCTCTCGCTACAATATGGACAGTACTTTCCCCCCAAATACCAGGAAATCATAAAACCAAGGAATCTGCCCTTGGCGCCCTGAGATCAGACCCAGCTAGAAGGCAGCGGGCATCCCTGAGGAGATGGTGGACTGTGGGGGTGGGAAAGGACTGCAAGACAGGGATGTGCCTGCTTCTGGTTGCAAAGGGACCCTGTTCCCCAGGGAGGCGTGGAAACAGGCCTTGTGGCCTGAGATGGGCAGCTCTACAGGAAAGAGCAGGAACACATCTGGAGGAAAGGGGCTTTGTCCTGGCAAAGGACCTTGGAGTTTTTCTCTCAAGCTCTTAACACTTTGCTGAGCACACAATCAATAGTCAAAACTTgctgaaagagaaatgagacttttttttttttaagattttatttatttatttgacacagagagagagagagagatcaatcacaagtaggcagagaggcaggcagagagagactgctgagcagagagccctatgtggggcttgattccaggaccctgagatcatgacctgagctgaaggcagaggcttaacccatgagccatccaggcaccccaagaaatgaGACTTATTAGTCCCCAGAGTGTTTTCCAATACTAAGGCAAGAAGTAATATGTAGGAGCAGGTAAAATTAAGGCATAAAGGAGGATCCATAAAGTCCCCAGGGTTCACGCAAGACACACAGAGGAGGCCTTCTCTCCCTAGCAAGGGTATGAGGTAGGCAGGAGGGGCTGCCTTGTTACACCAAGAGGCCCTACCGCGTAGCCGAGGGAGAGCAGAGTTATGACGTCAGGCCAGGAGGTTTAGAACTTGCTAGCGTAGAGGGTCATAATCCATTTAGGCATACGGAGGAAGCCCGGCAAGTAGGAGGCCAGCCAGCCCAGGCTGGAGCCATGGGAGAGGACGGACCTCAAAGACAAATAGTCTTGTACGGGGCGGCCTGTGGACcacaggaagaagaggagggttAGATCCTCATTTCCCACTCCTTAGACACCTCCGCCTTGGCTGAAACCCTGAGTGGGATGTGAGGGAAGAAGGAACTGGAAGAGAGTGTGGGAGGAGGAGTGAGCAGGCAACAGAGGATGGGAGGCCTGAGCTCTTACCATCCACATCCTGAAGGCTGTAGCGTCGTGCAAGGTCACAAGATGGCAGCACCTTCCCACTCAGGCTCAGGATATTCGGATCTGTGAGCACAGATACAGCTGAGGAGGCATGGAAGTGACGCAGTGTGACAAGGTTTGGGCCCAATGGGACAGGGCACCACTGAAACAGGCTGAGGTGCCCAGAATTGTTTCGGTTCCTAGGAAGGTTCTTAGACCTCTGGCTCCTGGCTACACTTCCTGTAAGCCAGTTTCTGAGGTTCCCAAAACCTCAGACTGGGCTGTTTTGGGTCTccagaagccagagaaaagaagggCCTGTTCCTCTACCACCTCCTGAGCCAGGACTCAGGACTGGATACCAGCTCCCTGCAGATTCTCCaggcctgccctcctcccttccttccttcctttcttctaggtttatttgagagagagagaaagagagagagagcacacagaaggagagggagaaacagtttccccctgagcagggagcccgatgctggctcaatcccaggaccctgggatcacaaccagagctgaaggcaggcacttaaccgactgagcctcatGAGTGTCCCATCTCCAGCCCCCTCCTTGTTACCACCTGCCCCAACCTCTTTACCTGTTGCCAGAGCCACCACACATTTGCCACTCATTTCGGTGGTCTCCGCGGAGGAGAAATTAGATCTGAGCTGAAACacaggggcagagaaggaaagggctAATCTCCAAGAGAACTGCCCACATTTCTTCCCCACTTTCAGCTCCTATTCCAGGAGACACAGGCCCTCATCACTGCACCTGCAGGACTCAGAATCCCGGAAGGTGCTGGAGCAACTCTTCCCTACATCCAGGTGAAGCCTGGACCCACTGCCTCTCCTAAGTGAAAGCATCTTGGGATGCCAACTACGTCTGGACCACCTAGGCTAGTTCAGTGCAGGGGTCAAGAGCATGGGCTTCAGGGCACGAAGCCTTTCCACTTATGGTATGCACGACCTTGAGCAAGTTTCTAACATTTTGGTTttgccatctggaaaatggagatagTATCTCCCTTACAGGATGAAAGGGCATAACGTGTGTCCAGTGCTCAGCCCTGCTCCTGCCACAGTAGGCACCAGGAGATTGGCTGTTGGTGTTACTGTCTTATCACTGGGGATGGAGAGGCTGagtcctctgcctcctctgcctccctcgcCCTCCCCTTGCCTACCTCCTTCAACAGGGGGTCATCAGTATCATCGTTTTTCATCACGACCTCCTTCACTAGTTCTGTCTGCACCAACCCTGGCCACAGAGACACGTAGCTGACCCCATGGCGCCGCAGCTCCCGGGCACAGTCCGTAGCCAGCCTGTCGCACTGTAGGACAGAAGGCAGGGTAAGAGCCAGGGCATGGGGCTacatccccttcctcccctgccttccctgctTCTGCTGGGGACGCCCAGCCCCCTTACCCTTCCCAGAGCCCTGTCTCAGCTATCTACCTCCCCAGTGTGCTGCCTATTCTGGCCACGTAGGAGGAGCCCGGGCAGAGGAGCTGTCTATGGAGGGGcatggggtggaggagagggccAGTCGGCCTTACTACTCTGACCACTGGGACTTGTAGCTCCTGAGCTAGAGGTACCGTCACAGTCCGAGGCTTCCCTAATCCCCGTGTATTGGATCCTCACCGCAGCTTTGCCCACGCCATAGGGGACATTGAAGAGATACTGTAGCCCCCCAAGGGAGGAGATGACCACGATGAGCCCCCGGCCAGCTGGAACCATGAGCCGCGCTCCGTACACCGAGCACAAGTAGTggcctctggggggggggggcaaggaaggagaaggaataaatgatgTCCACCCCTGGCCTGGCTGCAGTAGCCCTGGCAGCTTCCTCTGCCCTCTAGTGGCTATGACAGCTGACAGAAGGCCACATCGGGCAGCCACGGACCTGGGGAATCGGGGGCTAGAGGCCACTTTCTGAGACGAACACTGGTAAAACGAACCACCAATGGATGAGTGTAGAGAAAAAACTtagttttctacttttctatGTAGGGAAAACCCAGTGCACACATACTTGGTAAccagaaaaacatttcatttgcaTGGAAAACAGGTCCCTCCAAgtggaaacaaaaagagagaattatAGTTTCAAAAGGAAAGCCCAATGTAAGATAATACAAAGGAAAGGCACGATCAATGTgtacatgaatgtgtgtgtgggggtggtgaGGACATGTTGCTGGGCTTCAAGAAGCTCACCAAATGgcctttattttggaaaattcatcAGGGCTCAGGGGCCAAGGTCTGGACCTCTCTGCCTTATAGGCTCATAACCCTGACTCAAAAAAGATGAGAGTGTGGAGGGCCTTTCCCTTTGGAGGGCTAAGCATGCAGGCATTGCCAGTAccagtctttgggttttcttttcttgcctcttaGCTGACCACCCCTCCCTGTCCTCATCATCTTTCTTCTACCTTGGAAATCACAACTGGATTCTAATCCTGCTTCCCTGGGATTGCCACTAGTAGCTGTGAATGTTCCTAAATGCCTTAGTCACAGATTTTCAGATAATCTCTTAGTTACTCCCACAGGTGGCTGATCACGCCCACGGAGAGCAGTTTCCAAAAGGGCACCATCGTTCCAATACTAAAAAAAGAGACACAACTGGTGTATCACGCTAGGGGAACTCTGCTTGCTGTGTTTCATCTTGCTCCCATGCCAGAAGTATGTGTAACTTTGACGTGAGAGTGCCCCTGCCTGTGGATCTGGAGTGAAGATATGGAGGCTAAAACAGCAGGCACTCACTCTCAATGACTGTCTCTTGATCTAAAACAAAAGAACTTCTTCCTATAAGCATTTTTGTCAAGATCAACTACAGGTTGTGTGCCTGACTGAGGAAAGGAGGCTCCCTTCTGGGCCATGCATTTGGATGTGCAGAATAAGGCAGGAGAGAGGCCAAGAGAAGTTCAGATGAAATTACTGACAGAAACAAGGTAAAACTCAATGTTCCCAGGTACAGAGCCACCTGGATGGAAATCCTCCAGGGGTATAAAATGAGTGGGACAAGGAGAAGAGATGGGGAGGTCAGAAGGACAAGGAGAGGGCACATAGGGAGAGGTCCAGGCACACAGCCCTTGTGGCGGGAGAAAGGGAACACTCACCTGAGTCCAACATTGTTGATATCATCCCAGATGGAGGCAGGGGCTTCCCAGAATGGCTTCTTAATGTTCTTCATAAGTGCCTGGAAGGCACAGGAGATGTGGTGAGTTGGACAATCTGAAGGCAGGAAAGCATGAGGGGCTGGATAATGAAAGGGACGGTGAGTGGGAATGAGCATTCCAGGGTCAGAGGGGGAGGTTAGGAATGTGGAGCTGGAATCTAAGTTTAAAGAGTACTGGGACTCCGGCATAGGCGTTGTTGACCAGCACGTCCAGACGCCCTTGCTGTTCCCGATCGACTTGCTCAAACAAGCTTTGCACTTCACTCTCCTGGCTTGAATCACACACCACAGGAACACACTGGCCCCCTCGAGATTGTGCctggtgagggacagaggggatATGAGTTTATAGTTGCACATGAATGTGTGACATGAGGCAACTCTCTTCAACTCCCAGCTTGGGGGACAGAGAGGGCAAGAGGAGGAATCAAAGCTAGCACTGAGGGAAGACAATGAGCAATATCGCCCTCTGGTGTCTGTTTGAGGAGCTTCAGGAATGCTAGGTCCTTTTCCTACAGACCCCAAAGTACTGGGATTTCAGGTTTAAAATCTACATTTACTGAGGCCTACCACCGGCAAGGCATTGTACTCTGCTAGAGGAAGGCAAGGCACAAATAAGGCAGGGGGGCTGCTCCTGAGAAAggagtatttctctctctctttttaaagattttatttatttatttatttgacagagagagatcacaagtaggcagagaagcagggggcgggaagcaggttccctgctgagcagagagcccaatgtggggctcaatcccaggaccctgggatcacaacctgagccaaaggcagaggcttaacccactgagccactcaggtgccccggagtatttctctttttccttcttctcagtCATTCCCATCTCTCCTGCTCTGAGCTCCCACCCTTCACCACTCACTTGCAACCCCTACTCAGTCCCCCCTCTCTGACAGTCACCTCACCAGTGCTCCCACCTAGCAACTGAAAAACCAAAACTCTCAGCTATGAACTATTTCTACCTTCCGTTCTATCTTACCTTCCATAAATGTGTCCCAATCCTCCAACTTCACAGGAAGAAAAACACCTTATTCAAGATCAATCCTATTCTCCTGATCCATGCTCTGGGTCCCACCCTCTTACCTCTTTGCTTCCTAACTGCTCGCCCAAGCTCCCAGAGCATTCTGTGCCTCTGATTTCCTGCTAAGGCCTTATCTTTTAAAAGTAGAAGTGACATCTCACTAGTCTTGGTTAACCTCAGTGCTTCACGCAATGTCTGGCAAACCAAATATTTACTTAACCGAAATCCAGTAGAAAAGTCAAGTGAAAGTGCACAGCTCAATAAAGTCTTGcctaaaacaggggcgcctgggtggctcagtgggttaagccgctgccttcggctcaggtcatgatctcagggtcctgggatcgagtcccacatcgggctccctgctcagcagggagcctgcttcctcctctctctctctctgcctgcctctctgcctgcttgtgatttctctctgtcaaataaataaataaaatcttaaaaaaaaaaaaaaaagtcttgcctaaaataaaggaaaccaCAGGTCCACAACCCTTCAGTTGCAATTCCTAAAGGTCTTAAACAGAAAGTTTCTTCATAAAACTCAGTGGCAAACTTTGACCTGATCTGAAGTTATTTATCAgctttatttattctaatttgaataaatattgaCACTGTGTTGAGGAATATTATGGCTTCAGGTAAGGGATTAGTGGACAGAGTGATTAATGGGAAGGGCTTCCTCAGTGGTTTCTGCTCCTGTGGTCCCAGGGGAAGCACCCACCTCCTCAGCAGTGGCCCGTAGGGTGTCCATATGGCGGCCAGTGATGTAAACTGTGGCACCTGCTTGGCAGAGTTGCAAGGCGATGCCACGGCCAATACCCCTGGAAGCACCGGTCACCACGCACACTTGGCCTTTCATAGGAGCTGCCATGACTCAGAAGCAAAAGGGGGAAATCTGTGGAAGCGAAGACTTGTTCTAGGGAGGCCTGCAAACTGTGAATGCGCAAGGGTGATCCTGATAGTGGTAGGAGGGAGAGGCAAGGTTAGAATCCTTTGAGCAGAGAGAAGTTTCAGAGCGGGACAACAGTGCAGGCTACAGGGCAAGACTGTTAGTCCTTTCTGGGAGGTGAACGAGTTGGCCTTTGCCGCTGGCTAGGAGCCGTCAAGGCACTATATGACCCCAGGGGCTGAGTAGGACTGTCCAGGGCTAGACACCTACCGGGACTCTGAAAGTAGCTGACAAGGTGAGGTTCTGGCGCAGCTGCCCCTCACTGCGGGTCCACGCAGGCTGCTGGGCTATCAGGAGCTCTGGGCTCTGGCCTGGCCCTGTCAGGCCTAGCATGGAGGCGCGGCTTCCAGGCCCGGGGTAAGCGCAAAGCCCAGGGACCCTGAGTCCTAAGTAGTGGGAGCTCGCACTCCTTACCTGTACTGGTGCGGTCTTGGAGTCTCGGCGCCGTCTGGCTCGCAGAGTCCTTGGTCTTCGAGAACTTCAGTTCCAGCCGCGGAGGTAGGAAGGGGTGACTGAAACCGAGTCACAGTATGAGGCTGGGGAGCCAGTTTGCGTTCCGGTCGAGTATCAGCTGGGGGCGTGGAGGAGAGGGTGGGTCTGGGCTGATTCTCAGGAGGGACAGGGCTGGACGAACGGAGGCGGGGCGACCTGGGAGCACGCCCACTGCCGCCGGGGAAGGGGCTGTCGCGGGACTATGACGTATACGCGGCTCCCTGAGCGCGACCGCGTTTCTAAACTCCGTGCGCTCCAGTGCCTGCACGCGCCTGGCTGCTTGAGGGCCCCTTTTCCGCTGGGAAAGCTTTGGCGGACGGACACTGGCTTTAGCAGCCATGGGGCTGGGTCCGCGCTCCCCCAACAAGGCGGGGCGCCGGTTCCCAGCAGGTGGCAAACGAGGG from Mustela erminea isolate mMusErm1 chromosome 5, mMusErm1.Pri, whole genome shotgun sequence carries:
- the DHRS1 gene encoding dehydrogenase/reductase SDR family member 1 isoform X3; its protein translation is MLGLTGPGQSPELLIAQQPAWTRSEGQLRQNLTLSATFRVPAQSRGGQCVPVVCDSSQESEVQSLFEQVDREQQGRLDVLVNNAYAGVPALMKNIKKPFWEAPASIWDDINNVGLRGHYLCSVYGARLMVPAGRGLIVVISSLGGLQYLFNVPYGVGKAACDRLATDCARELRRHGVSYVSLWPGLVQTELVKEVVMKNDDTDDPLLKELRSNFSSAETTEMSGKCVVALATAVSVLTDPNILSLSGKVLPSCDLARRYSLQDVDGRPVQDYLSLRSVLSHGSSLGWLASYLPGFLRMPKWIMTLYASKF
- the DHRS1 gene encoding dehydrogenase/reductase SDR family member 1 isoform X1; the encoded protein is MAAPMKGQVCVVTGASRGIGRGIALQLCQAGATVYITGRHMDTLRATAEEAQSRGGQCVPVVCDSSQESEVQSLFEQVDREQQGRLDVLVNNAYAGVPALMKNIKKPFWEAPASIWDDINNVGLRGHYLCSVYGARLMVPAGRGLIVVISSLGGLQYLFNVPYGVGKAACDRLATDCARELRRHGVSYVSLWPGLVQTELVKEVVMKNDDTDDPLLKELRSNFSSAETTEMSGKCVVALATAVSVLTDPNILSLSGKVLPSCDLARRYSLQDVDGRPVQDYLSLRSVLSHGSSLGWLASYLPGFLRMPKWIMTLYASKF
- the DHRS1 gene encoding dehydrogenase/reductase SDR family member 1 isoform X2 — protein: MAAPMKGQVCVVTGASRGIGRGIALQLCQAGATVYITGRHMDTLRATAEEAQSRGGQCVPVVCDSSQESEVQSLFEQVDREQQGRLDVLVNNAYAGVPALMKNIKKPFWEAPASIWDDINNVGLRGHYLCSVYGARLMVPAGRGLIVVISSLGGLQYLFNVPYGVGKAACDRLATDCARELRRHGVSYVSLWPGLVQTELVKEVVMKNDDTDDPLLKELRSNFSSAETTEMSGKCVVALATDPNILSLSGKVLPSCDLARRYSLQDVDGRPVQDYLSLRSVLSHGSSLGWLASYLPGFLRMPKWIMTLYASKF